From a region of the Burkholderia sp. PAMC 26561 genome:
- a CDS encoding FdhF/YdeP family oxidoreductase, producing MKKPEPRIEPYTHPAAGWGALKYVAINLLKEKVSGGNYRLLFGQNQPDGFDCPGCAWPDREHASTFEFCENGVKAVAAESTSKRVTPAFFEDHTVEALMTQSDYELEQHGRLTDPLVYDAARDRYVPISWDDAFGLIAEHLNRLDNPDRAAFYTSGRASNEAAFLYQLFVRMYGTNNFPDCSNMCHEATSRGLPVTVGVGKGTVTLEDFEHADTLLLFGQNPATNHPRMLGELRECAKRGATIVSINPLRERGLERFASPQHPVEMLTGGSTKISSVFIRPKIGGDFALIKGVAKRVIELDDEALKQGLQRMLDVDFIEEHTVGFDAFADDLRAEDWDAIVAESGVPIEDVLQLADIYVRGRAVISTWGMGLTQHKNSVPTVQILSNLMMMRGNIGKLGAGLCPVRGHSNVQGDRTVGIEERPTQAFLDRLGAAYDFEPPREHGYDVVRSIEAMLAGDVKVFIGLGGNFSIATPDTPRVWEAMRSCDLTVHITTKLNRSHLIHGRDALILPTLGRTEIDMQNGVAQGVSVEDSMSMVHISYGMNKPASANLLSEIAIVARMAHATLGSAKVDWLANANDYALIRDGIEKVIDGFENYNERLKHPGGFHLGVASRERVWNTPTGKAQFLVNPIDLDSPIHRARHMHGERLMTLMTTRSHDQYNTTIYGLDDRYRGVYGQRRVLFANALDIEMLGFEAGQRVDITSVWDDNVKRRADGFLLVEYDIPRGCLGAYYPETNPLVPLSSVADGAGTPTSKSIPVLLRASAVSQLEAA from the coding sequence ATGAAAAAGCCAGAACCCCGTATCGAGCCGTACACGCACCCCGCCGCCGGCTGGGGCGCGTTGAAGTACGTCGCCATCAACCTGCTGAAAGAAAAGGTCTCCGGCGGGAATTACCGGTTGCTGTTCGGCCAGAACCAGCCCGACGGTTTCGATTGCCCCGGCTGCGCCTGGCCGGATCGCGAACATGCATCCACATTCGAGTTCTGTGAAAACGGCGTGAAGGCCGTCGCCGCCGAATCCACGAGCAAACGCGTCACGCCTGCATTCTTCGAGGATCACACCGTCGAAGCGTTGATGACGCAGTCGGACTACGAGCTGGAACAGCACGGACGCCTCACCGATCCGCTCGTCTACGACGCCGCCCGCGACCGCTACGTCCCCATCTCGTGGGACGACGCGTTCGGGCTGATCGCCGAGCATCTGAATCGCCTCGACAACCCCGACCGCGCCGCGTTCTATACATCCGGCCGCGCAAGCAACGAAGCTGCGTTTCTTTACCAGTTGTTCGTGCGTATGTACGGCACCAACAACTTCCCTGATTGCTCGAACATGTGCCACGAAGCCACGAGCCGCGGCTTGCCCGTGACCGTTGGCGTCGGCAAGGGAACCGTTACGCTCGAGGACTTCGAACACGCCGATACGTTGCTTCTGTTCGGCCAGAATCCCGCGACGAATCACCCGCGCATGCTTGGCGAATTGCGCGAATGCGCGAAGCGCGGCGCGACCATCGTGTCGATCAACCCGCTGCGCGAACGGGGTCTCGAACGTTTTGCAAGCCCGCAGCATCCAGTGGAAATGCTGACCGGCGGCAGCACGAAGATCAGCTCGGTTTTCATCCGCCCGAAGATCGGCGGCGACTTCGCCTTGATCAAGGGCGTGGCAAAACGCGTGATCGAACTCGACGATGAAGCCCTGAAACAAGGCTTGCAGCGCATGCTCGACGTGGATTTCATCGAAGAACATACGGTAGGTTTTGATGCCTTCGCCGACGATCTTCGCGCTGAGGACTGGGACGCGATCGTCGCGGAATCCGGCGTGCCGATCGAAGACGTGCTGCAACTCGCCGACATCTACGTGCGCGGCCGCGCCGTGATTTCAACGTGGGGCATGGGCCTCACACAGCACAAGAATTCCGTGCCGACCGTGCAGATCCTGTCGAACCTGATGATGATGCGCGGCAACATCGGCAAGCTCGGCGCGGGCCTGTGCCCGGTGCGCGGACATTCGAATGTGCAGGGTGACCGGACTGTGGGTATCGAAGAAAGGCCGACGCAAGCGTTCCTGGATCGCCTTGGCGCCGCTTACGACTTCGAGCCGCCGCGCGAACATGGTTACGACGTGGTGCGCTCGATTGAAGCGATGCTCGCCGGCGACGTGAAGGTGTTCATTGGACTCGGCGGCAATTTTTCGATCGCCACGCCCGATACGCCACGCGTCTGGGAAGCCATGCGTTCATGCGACCTGACCGTGCACATCACGACGAAGCTCAACCGCAGTCACCTGATTCATGGCCGCGACGCGCTGATCCTGCCGACGCTCGGACGCACCGAGATCGACATGCAGAACGGCGTGGCGCAAGGTGTGAGTGTCGAAGATTCGATGAGCATGGTCCACATCTCGTACGGGATGAACAAGCCGGCATCGGCAAACCTGCTGTCCGAGATCGCGATCGTTGCGCGCATGGCGCACGCGACGCTTGGCAGCGCGAAAGTCGACTGGCTTGCAAACGCAAACGACTACGCGCTGATTCGCGATGGCATTGAAAAGGTGATCGATGGCTTCGAGAACTACAACGAACGCCTGAAGCATCCGGGCGGTTTTCATCTCGGCGTGGCATCGCGTGAACGCGTGTGGAATACGCCGACGGGCAAGGCGCAGTTCCTCGTGAATCCCATCGACCTGGATTCGCCGATTCACCGTGCACGCCACATGCATGGCGAGCGTTTGATGACACTGATGACAACGCGCTCGCACGATCAGTACAACACGACCATCTACGGTCTCGATGACCGCTATCGCGGCGTGTATGGCCAGCGCCGCGTGCTGTTTGCGAACGCGCTGGACATCGAGATGCTGGGTTTCGAAGCGGGGCAACGCGTGGACATCACGAGCGTCTGGGACGACAACGTGAAGCGTCGAGCCGATGGTTTCCTGCTCGTGGAGTACGACATTCCGCGAGGGTGTCTTGGCGCTTATTATCCGGAAACGAATCCGCTCGTGCCGTTGTCGAGCGTCGCCGATGGCGCCGGAACGCCTACGTCAAAATCCATTCCGGTGTTGCTGAGGGCTTCCGCCGTATCGCAACTGGAAGCGGCTTGA
- a CDS encoding aminotransferase-like domain-containing protein, with protein sequence MLLYEKLAAEVEEAMRRGVFAVGERVPSVRQASTQYDVSIKTVLRAYALLESRGLLETRPQSGYFVREMPAAKAEPPTASQPPAVASTVDVSRLVLSTLRSIRSEDATPLGSPYPDPSLFPWRKINQLANAIARRHSSWNLIDDLPPGNPELIRQIARRYAENGVPVDPDEIVITVGATEAINLSLQAVAKPGDTVAVESPTYYAMLHAIERMGMRAIEVPTHPSEGIDIDALANIIGEHEISACMVMPNFQNPLGFVMSDTNKKRLVALLATHEIPVIENDVYQELYYGDARPSALKNFDKKGLVLHCASFSKSLTASYRIGWAMPGRYRRQVEKLKFLNTLTTPSVPQVAVADYLRQGGYDHHLRHVRRVYRQQARLMIATVLRFFPAGTQTSEPMGGYVLWVELPSSVDSMKLYKAALDRGITIGPGTMFSSRDAFRHFIRLNYSYPWNIQTEAALKTLGELADSMAGRRQHE encoded by the coding sequence GTGTTGCTTTACGAAAAGCTTGCGGCTGAGGTCGAGGAAGCCATGCGGCGCGGCGTGTTCGCGGTTGGCGAACGCGTGCCTTCCGTGCGTCAGGCGAGCACGCAGTACGACGTCAGCATCAAGACGGTCCTGCGCGCATACGCTTTGCTGGAAAGCCGCGGTCTGCTGGAGACGCGGCCGCAATCCGGCTATTTCGTGCGCGAGATGCCGGCGGCAAAGGCTGAACCGCCTACAGCGTCGCAGCCGCCGGCGGTTGCATCGACGGTCGATGTCAGCCGCCTCGTGCTCTCCACACTGCGCTCCATCCGCTCGGAGGACGCCACGCCGCTCGGCTCGCCGTATCCGGACCCGTCGCTGTTCCCGTGGCGCAAGATCAACCAGTTGGCGAACGCCATCGCCCGGCGGCATTCGAGCTGGAATCTGATCGATGACCTGCCGCCCGGCAATCCCGAATTGATCCGCCAGATCGCGCGGCGTTACGCGGAGAACGGCGTACCCGTGGACCCGGACGAGATCGTCATCACGGTCGGCGCAACCGAGGCCATCAACCTGAGCCTGCAGGCCGTCGCCAAACCCGGCGACACGGTCGCGGTCGAGTCGCCGACTTACTACGCAATGCTGCACGCGATCGAGCGCATGGGAATGCGCGCCATCGAAGTGCCGACGCATCCGTCCGAAGGCATCGATATCGATGCGTTGGCGAACATCATCGGCGAGCATGAAATTTCGGCGTGCATGGTCATGCCGAACTTCCAGAACCCGCTGGGTTTCGTGATGTCCGATACAAACAAAAAGCGCCTAGTCGCGTTGCTCGCGACGCACGAGATTCCGGTGATAGAAAACGACGTGTACCAGGAGCTCTACTACGGCGATGCACGTCCGTCCGCGCTCAAGAACTTCGATAAAAAAGGCCTCGTGCTGCATTGCGCGTCGTTTTCAAAGAGCCTGACGGCGTCCTACCGGATCGGCTGGGCGATGCCCGGGCGCTACAGGCGGCAAGTCGAGAAGCTCAAGTTTCTCAACACGCTGACGACGCCTTCGGTGCCGCAAGTCGCCGTGGCGGATTATCTGAGGCAGGGCGGCTACGACCATCATTTGCGCCACGTTCGCCGTGTTTACCGGCAACAGGCCCGGCTCATGATCGCCACCGTGCTGCGCTTTTTTCCGGCGGGCACCCAGACTTCCGAGCCGATGGGCGGCTACGTACTGTGGGTCGAACTTCCGTCCAGCGTCGATTCAATGAAGCTTTATAAAGCGGCGCTCGATCGCGGCATCACAATCGGTCCCGGGACGATGTTTTCATCGCGCGATGCGTTTCGCCATTTCATCCGGCTCAACTACAGTTATCCTTGGAACATACAAACAGAAGCCGCGTTGAAAACGCTAGGCGAACTGGCCGACAGCATGGCCGGCAGGAGACAGCATGAATGA
- a CDS encoding helix-turn-helix domain-containing protein — protein MNDEIDPALIAILTQLWRAAEESPARAWSLAKLSKQSGLPMSSLRRQITALSDTGLLDTTPSDAGVPAVALTDAGKDLCAQLFARGTEPGLGEP, from the coding sequence ATGAATGATGAAATCGATCCGGCGCTGATCGCGATCCTCACGCAGTTGTGGCGCGCCGCGGAAGAATCGCCCGCGCGGGCGTGGTCGCTCGCGAAGTTATCGAAGCAGTCCGGCTTGCCGATGAGCAGCTTGCGCCGTCAAATCACGGCGTTATCGGATACGGGTTTGCTCGACACCACACCGAGCGACGCAGGCGTGCCTGCAGTGGCCCTGACCGATGCCGGCAAGGATCTCTGTGCGCAGTTGTTTGCACGAGGGACCGAACCGGGGCTCGGCGAACCTTGA
- a CDS encoding helix-turn-helix transcriptional regulator: MYCTDIESACHFGKHWHATYGLGYLESGAQSSASGRGQVDAFAGDLITTNPGEVHDGRRLGGASRRWRMVYLEPETVASMSLDQHPVALARPVIHDPRLGIALKTLLDRIENFDATHGSSGADALACEESLAETCTLLLNGHSTARIERETAHDISRVRDRLADEALDPPTLGELALMVGLSRFQVLRRFEKMYGVPPHAWLLLQRAERARALIRDGASLVQAAADCGFADQSHMTRIFARHFGFTPGAWQRTLLQSRRNFIQDGR; this comes from the coding sequence GTGTATTGCACCGATATAGAGAGCGCCTGCCACTTCGGCAAGCACTGGCACGCGACCTATGGTCTCGGTTATCTGGAGAGCGGCGCGCAAAGCTCGGCGAGCGGGCGCGGTCAGGTCGACGCATTTGCCGGCGACCTGATCACGACCAACCCCGGGGAGGTCCACGATGGCCGGCGACTCGGCGGCGCCTCGCGTCGCTGGCGCATGGTGTATCTCGAGCCTGAGACGGTTGCATCGATGTCACTTGACCAGCATCCGGTCGCGCTGGCGCGTCCGGTGATTCACGACCCACGGCTTGGCATCGCGCTTAAGACGCTGTTGGACCGGATCGAAAACTTCGACGCCACACACGGTTCGAGCGGCGCGGACGCACTGGCGTGCGAAGAGTCGCTCGCCGAGACCTGCACGCTGTTGCTGAATGGTCATTCCACGGCGCGCATCGAGCGTGAGACTGCTCACGATATCAGCCGTGTGCGTGATCGTCTTGCCGATGAAGCACTCGACCCGCCCACGCTCGGCGAGCTGGCGCTAATGGTCGGCCTGAGCAGGTTTCAGGTGCTGCGGCGATTTGAAAAGATGTACGGCGTGCCGCCTCACGCCTGGTTGTTGCTGCAACGTGCGGAACGCGCACGGGCTCTCATACGGGACGGCGCGAGTCTCGTCCAGGCTGCGGCCGACTGCGGTTTTGCGGACCAGAGTCACATGACCCGCATCTTTGCGCGCCACTTCGGATTCACGCCGGGCGCGTGGCAGAGAACCCTCCTTCAATCGCGCCGCAATTTCATTCAAGACGGGCGCTGA
- a CDS encoding class I SAM-dependent methyltransferase: MTAYVHGYLSQENSRLHDQARTLVDLLHADTIYPAGATVLEAGCGVGAQTVTLGRQSPDARFVSVDINAESVEEARRKTEAAQLTNVRFHHADIFALPFEADSFDHVFVCFVLEHVAKPVEALTRLKHLLKPGGTITVVEGDHGSAFLHPDSAEARAAIACQVALQRQAGGNALIGRQLYPLLFDAGFGNLRVSPRLVYADASRPELVDGFTRKTFTAMIEGVREPAISAGLIDPRVFDRGIQDLYRTAQDDGVFCYTFFKAVGVK, translated from the coding sequence ATGACTGCATACGTACACGGTTATCTATCGCAAGAGAACAGCCGGCTGCACGATCAGGCGAGGACGCTGGTCGACTTGCTGCATGCCGATACCATTTATCCGGCCGGCGCGACCGTGCTGGAAGCAGGGTGCGGGGTTGGTGCACAGACAGTCACGCTGGGGCGCCAAAGTCCGGATGCACGCTTTGTATCGGTGGACATCAATGCGGAATCCGTCGAGGAGGCGAGACGCAAGACAGAAGCCGCGCAACTCACGAACGTGCGGTTTCATCATGCCGATATTTTTGCGTTGCCGTTCGAGGCGGATTCCTTCGATCATGTGTTCGTCTGCTTCGTGCTGGAACATGTCGCGAAGCCGGTCGAGGCGTTGACGCGGCTCAAACATCTGCTGAAACCCGGCGGCACGATCACGGTCGTGGAAGGCGATCATGGCTCGGCATTTTTACATCCGGATAGCGCTGAAGCGCGTGCAGCAATTGCGTGTCAGGTCGCATTGCAGCGGCAAGCGGGCGGCAATGCGTTGATCGGCAGGCAGCTTTATCCCCTTCTGTTTGATGCCGGTTTTGGCAACCTCCGCGTATCGCCGCGATTGGTGTACGCGGACGCGAGCCGCCCCGAACTGGTCGATGGATTCACGCGAAAGACCTTCACCGCGATGATCGAAGGCGTGCGCGAACCCGCCATATCCGCTGGACTGATCGACCCGCGAGTGTTCGACCGCGGCATCCAGGATCTTTATCGTACGGCGCAAGACGACGGCGTGTTCTGCTACACGTTCTTCAAGGCTGTCGGCGTCAAATAG
- a CDS encoding GNAT family N-acetyltransferase, producing the protein MDVQIRDMVLDDYDAVLALWRETPGVDIRPVTDSREGIGRLLARNPGLSVVAFNANTMIGCALASHDGRRGFLQHVVVAPVARGQGVARKMIDICVERLREHHLGWVHLDVVVDNESASAFWLKAGWHPVETLTRFSRKL; encoded by the coding sequence ATGGACGTACAGATTCGGGACATGGTACTTGACGACTACGACGCGGTGCTCGCGCTGTGGCGCGAGACACCGGGCGTGGACATTCGGCCGGTGACTGACAGCCGGGAAGGGATTGGACGCTTGCTGGCGAGAAATCCGGGGTTGAGCGTTGTCGCGTTCAATGCCAACACGATGATCGGTTGCGCGCTCGCCAGTCACGACGGCCGCCGGGGTTTCTTGCAGCACGTCGTGGTCGCGCCTGTTGCGCGAGGCCAGGGCGTGGCGCGCAAGATGATCGATATCTGCGTGGAGCGCTTAAGAGAACATCACCTGGGGTGGGTACATCTGGACGTCGTCGTCGATAACGAATCAGCCAGCGCGTTCTGGCTCAAGGCCGGCTGGCATCCGGTCGAGACGTTGACGCGGTTTTCGCGGAAGCTTTAG
- a CDS encoding YeeE/YedE family protein, whose translation MSDLASPVSRRFSVDPKPLGIAALLILAGALYLAQAVNGRQAALYIVGALLGVTLYHAAFGFTSAWRVFIADGRGAGLRAQMVMLAVGVALFFPALAAGSLFGMPVTGLVSPAGTSVVFGAFIFGIGMQLGGGCASGTLYTVGGGSTRMIVTLVAFIVGSVVATAHMPFWTALPSLQPVSLVKSLGAGPALVLNWVVFAAIAGITVVVEKRRHGRLVAAHTQPPHASPWLHGPWPLVAGAIALALLNFATLALSGRPWGITSAFALWGAKAASAIGFDVASWPYWASKANAAALAAPVSRDVTSVMDIGIVLGAMMAAGLAGRYAPVWRLPLRSLVAAIIGGLLLGYGARLAYGCNIGAYFSGIVSGSLHGWLWLVAAFFGNVVGTRLRPVFGLEVERLKPTAC comes from the coding sequence ATGTCCGATCTAGCCTCACCGGTATCGCGCCGTTTCAGCGTCGATCCCAAGCCGCTCGGCATTGCCGCGCTTCTCATTCTTGCCGGCGCGCTGTATCTCGCGCAAGCCGTCAACGGCCGTCAGGCCGCGTTGTATATCGTCGGCGCGCTGCTCGGCGTCACGCTTTATCACGCGGCGTTCGGTTTTACGTCGGCGTGGCGCGTCTTTATTGCCGATGGCCGCGGCGCCGGCCTGCGCGCGCAAATGGTCATGCTCGCAGTCGGCGTTGCGTTGTTCTTCCCAGCACTCGCGGCCGGGTCGCTGTTCGGCATGCCGGTCACGGGACTGGTTTCGCCGGCCGGCACGTCGGTGGTCTTCGGTGCGTTCATCTTCGGTATTGGCATGCAGCTCGGCGGCGGCTGTGCATCGGGCACGCTGTACACCGTTGGGGGCGGCAGCACGCGCATGATCGTGACGCTCGTGGCGTTTATCGTCGGCTCGGTCGTCGCCACCGCGCATATGCCGTTCTGGACCGCGTTGCCGTCGCTGCAACCTGTTTCGCTCGTGAAGTCGCTCGGCGCGGGACCGGCGCTCGTGCTCAACTGGGTTGTGTTCGCTGCCATTGCGGGGATCACGGTCGTGGTCGAAAAACGGCGGCATGGCAGGCTTGTCGCCGCGCATACGCAACCGCCGCATGCATCGCCGTGGCTGCATGGGCCATGGCCGCTCGTTGCCGGCGCAATTGCGCTCGCGTTGCTCAACTTCGCCACGCTCGCGCTTTCGGGGAGGCCGTGGGGCATTACGTCGGCGTTCGCGTTGTGGGGCGCGAAGGCGGCGTCGGCGATCGGATTCGATGTCGCGAGCTGGCCGTACTGGGCAAGCAAGGCGAACGCCGCTGCGCTTGCCGCGCCCGTTTCGCGTGATGTGACGTCCGTGATGGATATCGGCATTGTTCTCGGCGCAATGATGGCGGCGGGGCTTGCAGGCCGCTACGCGCCGGTATGGCGCTTGCCGTTGCGCTCGCTGGTCGCGGCGATCATCGGCGGGCTGTTGCTCGGTTATGGCGCGCGGCTCGCTTATGGCTGCAATATCGGCGCATATTTCAGCGGCATTGTTTCGGGCAGCCTGCACGGCTGGCTGTGGCTCGTTGCAGCGTTCTTCGGCAACGTGGTCGGGACGCGGCTGCGCCCTGTGTTCGGGCTGGAAGTGGAACGGCTCAAGCCTACTGCTTGCTGA
- a CDS encoding Nramp family divalent metal transporter, with the protein MDDRARNETSRSMSESTTRAMQEVLDGRRTGLAVLLPFAGPAVVVSVAYMDPGNFATNIQAGARYGYGLLWVVLLANLIAMLFQALSAKLGIVTGKNLAELCRDNFPKPLVYLMWAVSEVAAMATDLAEFLGGAIGLSLLFHMPILIGMVVTAVITYGLLMFEKAGYRPLELVIGALVGIIGLSYLAELFITPVAWAKVGLHLFSPSLPDAQAVTIAVGIIGATVMPHALFLHSGLTQRRLPARTEVERKKIILFSNVEVVIALTIAGMINIAMVIMASGAFHSGHPEVAEIETAYHTLAPLLGIAAAGIFLLSLIASGISSSVVGTMAGQMIMQGFVGFRIPLWLRRALTMIPSFVVVWMGVNTTQALVISQVVLSLALPFPMAALVWFTCSKKVMGHYQNRTLVRTASIVAAVAVLALNMVLLLQAGGVSLPGLPDA; encoded by the coding sequence ATGGATGACCGGGCGCGCAACGAAACTAGTCGATCGATGAGCGAAAGCACCACGCGTGCGATGCAGGAAGTGCTCGACGGCCGGCGCACGGGCCTGGCTGTCCTGCTTCCGTTCGCGGGACCGGCGGTGGTTGTCTCCGTCGCTTATATGGACCCGGGTAATTTCGCGACCAATATTCAAGCAGGCGCGCGCTACGGCTATGGATTGTTGTGGGTTGTGTTGCTTGCGAATCTGATCGCGATGTTATTCCAGGCGCTTTCTGCAAAGCTCGGCATCGTCACCGGGAAGAACCTCGCCGAATTGTGCCGGGATAATTTTCCTAAGCCGCTGGTTTATCTCATGTGGGCCGTTAGCGAAGTTGCCGCCATGGCGACCGATCTCGCGGAATTCCTCGGCGGCGCTATTGGCCTTAGCTTGCTGTTTCACATGCCGATCCTGATCGGCATGGTGGTGACGGCTGTCATCACTTACGGCCTGCTGATGTTCGAGAAAGCGGGTTACCGGCCGCTTGAACTGGTGATCGGTGCGCTGGTGGGAATCATCGGATTGTCCTATCTGGCGGAGCTGTTCATTACGCCTGTCGCCTGGGCGAAAGTCGGCTTGCACCTCTTTTCGCCATCGCTGCCGGACGCGCAGGCGGTCACCATCGCAGTCGGCATCATCGGCGCGACGGTCATGCCTCATGCGCTTTTCCTGCATTCGGGTCTGACGCAACGGCGCCTGCCCGCGCGCACGGAAGTCGAGCGCAAGAAGATCATTTTGTTTTCGAACGTGGAAGTGGTCATTGCATTGACCATTGCCGGCATGATCAACATTGCGATGGTCATCATGGCGTCCGGCGCGTTTCATTCCGGTCATCCGGAAGTGGCCGAGATCGAAACGGCGTACCACACGCTAGCGCCGTTATTGGGGATTGCCGCGGCCGGCATTTTCCTTTTGTCGCTGATCGCGTCGGGCATATCGAGTTCTGTCGTCGGGACCATGGCGGGGCAGATGATCATGCAGGGGTTCGTCGGGTTCCGCATTCCGCTGTGGCTACGCCGCGCGCTGACGATGATTCCGAGCTTTGTCGTCGTCTGGATGGGCGTGAACACCACGCAGGCGCTGGTCATTAGTCAGGTCGTGCTGAGTCTCGCGTTACCGTTTCCAATGGCCGCGCTCGTATGGTTCACGTGCAGCAAGAAGGTCATGGGCCATTATCAGAATAGAACGCTCGTCAGAACGGCATCGATTGTTGCGGCCGTTGCTGTGCTGGCGCTCAACATGGTTTTGCTGCTGCAGGCCGGCGGCGTGAGTCTTCCGGGTTTGCCGGATGCGTGA